From the genome of Triticum aestivum cultivar Chinese Spring chromosome 3B, IWGSC CS RefSeq v2.1, whole genome shotgun sequence, one region includes:
- the LOC123070278 gene encoding 1,4-dihydroxy-2-naphthoyl-CoA synthase, peroxisomal, with translation MDAAERRLARVTAHLLPSSLPLASAPLLAPSPAAASSSPAGDSYRRVHGDVSSEPPEWRAATDEDGKGFVDIIYEKSVGEGIAKITINRPDRRNAFRPLTVKELMRAFNDARDDGSIGVVILTGKGSKAFCSGGDQALRDSDGYVDFDSFGRLNVLDLQVQIRRLPKPVIAMVVGYAVGGGHVLHMVCDLTIAADNAIFGQTGPKVGSFDAGYGSSIMSRLVGPKKAREMWFLSRFYAAEEAERMGLVNVVVPLADLEHETVKWCRQILRNSPTAIRVLKSALNAADDGHAGLQELGGNATLIFYGTEEAKEGKNAYMERRRPDFSKFTRKP, from the exons ATGGACGCGGCGGAGAGGAGGCTAGCTCGCGTCACGGCTCACCTCCTGCCCTCCTCCCTCCCGCTCGCCTCTGCCCCTCTCCTCGCGCCGTCCCCCGCTGCTGCGTCGTCGTCGCCCGCCGGAGATAGCTACCGGCGCGTACACGGCGATGTCTCGTCGGAGCCTCCTGAGTGGCGCGCGGCAACGGACGAGGATGGAAAGGGATTCGTCGACATCATCTACGAGAAGTCCGTCGGAGAGGGCATCGCCAAG ATCACAATCAACCGTCCTGATAGGAGAAACGCATTCAGACCACTGACTGTCAAAGAGCTGATGCGTGCCTTCAACGATGCTAGAGATGATGGTTCGATCGGAGTTGTCATATTGACAGGGAAG GGATCCAAGGCATTCTGTAGCGGTGGCGACCAAGCCTTGAGGGATTCTGATGGGTATGTTGACTTTGATAGCTTTGGCCGGCTCAACGTTCTAGACCTCCAG GTACAAATTAGGCGCCTTCCAAAGCCAGTTATAGCAATG GTTGTTGGTTATGCAGTTGGTGGTGGACATGTTCTGCACATGGTGTGTGATCTAACAATTGCAGCTGACAACGCGATATTTGGGCAGACTGGTCCAAAG GTTGGAAGCTTTGATGCTGGCTATGGCTCTTCCATCATGTCTCGATTG GTTGGACCAAAGAAAGCCCGCGAGATGTGGTTTCTGTCACGGTTCTATGCCGCTGAAGAAGCAGAGAGAATGGGACTCGTCAATGTAGTCGTACCA CTTGCTGATTTGGAACACGAAACTGTGAAATGGTGCCGACAAATCTTAAGGAACAGTCCCACAGCCATTCGGGTGTTGAAATCTGCACTCAATGCAGCTGATGATGGTCATGCTGGTCTTCAG GAGCTCGGCGGGAATGCGACATTGATATTCTACGGTACTGAAGAGGCCAAAGAAGGAAAAAATGCGTACATGGAACGACGACGCCCTGATTTCTCAAAGTTCACCCGGAAACCATGA